From one Brachypodium distachyon strain Bd21 chromosome 4, Brachypodium_distachyon_v3.0, whole genome shotgun sequence genomic stretch:
- the LOC100826386 gene encoding probable dolichyl-diphosphooligosaccharide--protein glycosyltransferase subunit 3, translating to MASSLPLLLLVLLAAAAAHTAGANDLVGELQSLRSRSPSGVIHLTDTSVTRFLSSPAPRPYSVLLFFDAASLHSKSDLHLPQLRREFALLSASFLANNPDSDSSSALFFADIEFSESQHSFSQFGVNSLPHVRLIRPDHSRLADSEQMDQSHFSRLADSMAEFVEARTGLEVGPVVRPPLVSRNQVALLVILFLMSVPFGIRRIAQGDTMLHDPKLWMAGALFVYFFSVSGGMYGIIRHTPMFLTDRADPNKLVFFYQGSGMQLGAEGFAVGFLYTLVGLMLAVVTHLLVKVESLQTQRFAMLAVMVVGWWAVRKVIFLDNWKTGYSIHTFWPSGWR from the coding sequence ATGGCGTCctcccttcccctcctcctcctcgtcctcctcgccgcggcagccgcccACACCGCCGGCGCCAACGACCTGGTCGGCGAGCTGCAGTCCCTCCGCTCCCGCTCCCCATCCGGCGTGATCCACCTCACCGACACCTCCGTCACccgcttcctctcctccccggCCCCGCGGCCCTACTCCGTGCTCCTCTTCTTCGACGCCGCCTCGCTCCACTCCAAGTCCGACCTCCACCTCCCCCAGCTCCGCCGCGAGTTCGCGCTGCTctccgcctccttcctcgCCAACAACCCCGACTccgactcctcctccgccctcttcttcgccgacatCGAGTTCTCCGAGTCGCAGCACTCCTTCTCGCAGTTCGGGGTCAACTCGCTGCCCCACGTCCGCCTCATCCGCCCCGACCACTCCCGCCTCGCCGACTCCGAGCAGATGGACCAGTCCCACTTCTCCCGCCTCGCCGACTCCATGGCCGAGTTCGTCGAGGCCCGCACGGGGCTCGAGGTCGGCCCCGTCGTGCGCCCGCCGCTCGTCTCCCGCAACCAGGTCGCCCTGCTCGTCATCCTCTTCCTCATGTCCGTCCCCTTCGGGATCAGGCGGATCGCGCAGGGGGACACCATGCTCCACGACCCCAAGCTCTGGATGGCCGGCGCGCTCTTCGTCTACTTCTTCAGCGTGTCTGGAGGGATGTACGGGATCATCAGGCACACGCCCATGTTCCTCACCGACCGTGCCGATCCCAACAAGCTCGTCTTCTTCTACCAGGGTTCGGGGATGCAGCTGGGCGCCGAGGGGTTTGCTGTTGGGTTCCTGTACACCCTCGTGGGGCTGATGTTGGCTGTGGTGACACACTTGCTGGTCAAGGTGGAGAGCCTGCAGACGCAGCGGTTCGCGATGCTTGCGGTCATGGTGGTTGGATGGTGGGCGGTCAGGAAGGTGATTTTCTTGGATAACTGGAAGACTGGCTACAGCATTCATACTTTCTGGCCAAGTGGCTGGAGGTAA